Proteins from a single region of Streptomyces spectabilis:
- a CDS encoding sensor histidine kinase, with protein sequence MPRHRPPLHPPHEAAVPAAARPTVRGLRDDLSSARPLPLPPWSWPRGLRWLPHTLVVLAAVAVAATGADPPARLLAVGHAACWPVALRRPVPAWWLSTAFFVVIAVAHPPTPANEVWAWTVQAGALFLLALRVRPTSAAVAAGIGAAVGVVLKLTGGTVGSWDLVLFGLTLFAVAVLVGGVARGRREDRARLAAQIAATARERAVRTVLEERARIARELHDVVAHHLSLISIQADAAPYRVPDPPPELAAEFASIRANALEGLAELRHLLGLLRADAPGEGAAVTAPQPSLAELDALLAHVRAAGLAVAARVEGARRPLPPGVELSAYRIVQEALSNTLRHAPGAGAEVELRYAPTALRLRVTNGPAVRAVVPAPGGGHGLTGMRERAAMLAGDVVTGPLPDGGWEVTAVLPVRPAPAPTTDKDSPA encoded by the coding sequence ATGCCCCGTCATCGCCCTCCGCTTCACCCCCCGCACGAGGCCGCCGTTCCGGCGGCGGCCCGGCCCACGGTCCGCGGGCTGCGCGACGACCTGTCGAGCGCCCGGCCCCTGCCGCTGCCGCCCTGGTCCTGGCCGCGCGGCCTGCGGTGGCTGCCGCACACCCTGGTCGTCCTCGCCGCCGTCGCGGTGGCGGCGACCGGCGCCGATCCGCCGGCCCGGCTCCTGGCCGTCGGGCACGCGGCCTGCTGGCCGGTGGCGCTGCGCCGCCCCGTGCCCGCGTGGTGGCTTTCGACGGCGTTCTTCGTCGTCATCGCCGTGGCCCATCCGCCCACGCCCGCCAACGAGGTGTGGGCCTGGACCGTGCAGGCAGGAGCGCTCTTCCTGCTCGCCCTTCGGGTCCGGCCGACCTCGGCGGCCGTGGCGGCGGGCATCGGCGCCGCGGTCGGGGTGGTCCTGAAGCTCACCGGAGGCACCGTCGGATCGTGGGACCTCGTGCTCTTCGGCCTCACGCTGTTCGCCGTGGCGGTCCTGGTCGGCGGCGTGGCCCGGGGGCGCAGGGAGGACCGGGCCCGGCTCGCCGCGCAGATCGCCGCCACGGCGCGGGAGCGTGCCGTGCGCACCGTCCTGGAGGAGCGCGCCCGGATCGCCCGCGAGCTGCACGACGTCGTCGCCCATCACTTGTCGCTCATCTCCATCCAGGCCGACGCGGCGCCCTACCGCGTCCCCGACCCGCCGCCGGAGCTCGCCGCCGAGTTCGCCTCGATCCGCGCCAACGCCCTGGAGGGCCTGGCCGAACTGCGGCACCTGCTGGGCCTGTTGCGCGCCGACGCCCCCGGCGAGGGCGCGGCGGTCACCGCGCCTCAGCCCTCGCTCGCCGAGCTCGACGCGCTCCTCGCGCACGTGCGCGCGGCGGGGCTCGCCGTCGCCGCCCGCGTCGAGGGCGCCCGCCGGCCGCTGCCGCCGGGGGTGGAGCTCTCGGCGTACCGCATCGTGCAGGAGGCGCTCAGCAACACTCTGCGCCACGCCCCCGGCGCCGGGGCGGAGGTCGAACTCCGCTACGCGCCGACCGCGTTGCGGCTGCGCGTCACCAACGGGCCCGCCGTCCGGGCCGTGGTCCCCGCGCCCGGCGGCGGCCACGGCCTCACCGGCATGCGCGAACGTGCCGCGATGCTGGCGGGCGACGTCGTCACCGGGCCGCTGCCGGACGGGGGCTGGGAGGTCACCGCCGTCCTTCCGGTGCGCCCCGCCCCGGCCCCCACCACGGACAAGGACTCCCCCGCATGA
- a CDS encoding response regulator: MTIRVLIADDQAMVREAFSVLLGAQPDLAVVAAVEDGAAAVARTAELRPDVVVMDIRMPGLDGIEATRRITADPTSSAKVLVLTTFNLDEYVYEALRAGASGFLLKEASGLELADGIRVVARGDALLSPALTKRLITEFARTGPAARRPTGAAVDRLTSRETEVLVQVAQGLSNAEIATALTVAEETVKTHVGRILHKLALRDRTQAAVFAYESGLVTPGTTA, encoded by the coding sequence ATGACGATCCGCGTGCTGATCGCCGACGACCAGGCCATGGTGCGCGAGGCCTTCTCCGTTCTGCTCGGCGCCCAGCCGGACCTCGCCGTCGTGGCCGCGGTCGAGGACGGCGCCGCGGCCGTGGCCCGGACCGCGGAACTGCGGCCCGACGTCGTCGTGATGGACATCCGCATGCCCGGCCTCGACGGCATCGAGGCGACCCGGCGCATCACCGCCGACCCCACTTCGTCGGCGAAGGTCCTGGTCCTGACCACCTTCAACCTCGACGAGTACGTGTACGAGGCGCTGCGCGCCGGGGCGAGCGGCTTCCTTCTCAAGGAGGCCTCCGGCCTGGAGCTCGCCGACGGCATCAGGGTGGTGGCCCGCGGCGACGCGCTCCTGTCCCCGGCGCTCACCAAGCGGCTCATCACCGAGTTCGCCCGCACCGGCCCGGCGGCGAGGCGGCCCACCGGCGCGGCCGTCGACCGGCTCACCTCGCGCGAGACCGAAGTCCTCGTCCAGGTCGCCCAGGGCCTGTCCAACGCGGAGATCGCCACGGCCCTGACCGTCGCAGAGGAGACCGTCAAGACGCACGTCGGCCGGATCCTGCACAAGCTGGCCCTGCGCGACCGCACCCAGGCCGCCGTCTTCGCGTACGAGTCGGGACTGGTCACGCCGGGCACCACGGCGTGA
- a CDS encoding aldo/keto reductase: MNTSIEPIATVRLGTGGPLVGVQGFGAMGISSAYGHTDDAAARDTLKATVEAGVTLIDTADMYGTGANEEFLAPFVAAHRDHITLATKFGIQTRADDPAHRTVRNEPAYIREAVEGSLRRLGVEVIDLYYMHRRDPAVPLAESVGAMAELVRAGKVKHLGLSEVTGAELREAHAVHPITAVQSEWSVFSRDVEYSVVGAAAELGVAFVPYSPLGRGFLTGAFTDAGAELSSDDFRQSMPRLTGANATANAALLAPLREIAAERGATTAQIALAWVQQRAEAHGLAVVPIPGTRKRGRLLENAAATRITLAPEELALLEPIAEKVAGDRYPDMSFTSAARETQA, encoded by the coding sequence ATGAACACCTCCATCGAACCGATCGCCACGGTCCGCCTCGGCACCGGCGGCCCCCTCGTCGGCGTCCAGGGCTTCGGCGCCATGGGCATCAGCTCCGCCTACGGGCACACGGACGACGCGGCGGCCCGCGACACCCTGAAGGCGACCGTCGAGGCGGGCGTCACCCTCATCGACACGGCCGACATGTACGGCACCGGCGCCAACGAGGAGTTCCTCGCGCCGTTCGTCGCCGCGCACCGCGACCACATCACCCTGGCCACCAAGTTCGGCATCCAGACCCGCGCCGACGACCCCGCCCACCGGACCGTCCGCAACGAGCCGGCCTACATCCGCGAGGCCGTCGAGGGCAGCCTGCGCCGCCTGGGCGTCGAGGTCATCGACCTGTACTACATGCACCGCAGGGACCCCGCGGTCCCGCTCGCCGAGTCCGTCGGCGCCATGGCCGAACTGGTGCGGGCGGGCAAGGTCAAGCACCTCGGCCTGAGCGAGGTCACCGGTGCCGAGCTGCGCGAGGCGCACGCCGTGCACCCCATCACGGCCGTGCAGTCGGAGTGGTCGGTCTTCAGCCGGGACGTCGAGTACAGCGTCGTGGGCGCGGCGGCCGAGCTCGGGGTCGCCTTCGTGCCGTACTCGCCGCTCGGGCGCGGCTTCCTGACGGGTGCCTTCACCGACGCGGGCGCCGAGCTGTCCAGCGACGACTTCCGCCAGTCGATGCCGCGCCTGACCGGTGCCAACGCCACGGCGAACGCGGCACTCCTGGCGCCCCTGCGCGAGATCGCGGCCGAGCGCGGCGCCACCACCGCGCAGATCGCCCTGGCCTGGGTGCAGCAGCGGGCCGAGGCGCACGGCCTCGCGGTGGTGCCGATCCCCGGCACCCGCAAGCGCGGCCGCCTCCTGGAGAACGCCGCGGCCACCAGGATCACGCTGGCCCCGGAGGAACTCGCGCTCCTGGAGCCGATCGCGGAGAAGGTGGCGGGCGACCGCTACCCGGACATGTCCTTCACCTCCGCGGCACGGGAGACCCAGGCCTGA